A genome region from Sphingobacteriaceae bacterium GW460-11-11-14-LB5 includes the following:
- a CDS encoding DNA gyrase subunit A, with the protein MAEDLENQQNDKIIQINIEEQMKSAYIDYSMSVIVSRALPDVRDGLKPVHRRVLYGMLDLGVTSNKPHKKSARIVGEVLGKYHPHGDASVYFTMVRMAQDWSLRYPMVDGQGNFGHIDGDSPAAMRYTEARFSKIAEEMLADINKDTVDFQLNFDDTLQEPTVLPAKIPNLLVNGSSGIAVGMATNMAPHNLTEVIDGVVNYIDNRDITIEELMKFVKAPDFPTGGIIYGYTGVKEAFETGRGRIVMRAKAEIESIKDREVIIVTEIPYQVNKAQMIERTAELVGEKKLEGISNIKDESNKDGIRIVYEIKRDANASIVLNNLYKYTALQTSFSVNNIALVKGRPQMLNLKDLIVHFVDHRHDVIVRRTRYELAEAEKRAHILEGYLIALDHLDEVIKLIRASETPEDARLGLMEKFGLSDIQARAILDMTLRRLTGLERDKIKEEYAELMKTIEHLKSILADEGLRMQIIKDELAEIRQKFGDERRTTIVHSAEDMSMEDFIDDEEVVITISHEGYVKRTPATEFKAQGRGGKGSKGSTSRNEDFIEHMLVATAHNYMLFFTEAGRCFWLRVYEIPEGSRTSKGRAIQNIINIPKEEKIKAYIKVKNLKDQEYLENNFIIMCTKKGTIKKTSLEAYSRPRVNGINAININDGDVLLEACLTNGESEIVMALRSGRAIRFNESTVRPMGRTATGVRGVRLAHDQDEVVGMIAVNNPEVTVLVVSEKGYGKRTDIEDYRVTNRGGKGVKTINVTEKTGQLVSIKDVTDSEDLMIINRSGIVIRIPVSALRVMGRATQGVRLISLKGDDEIASVTKIDHEEDEEETVDLTDVVVTDGEEVEADTTPETDDTEEEADSDNETEEEN; encoded by the coding sequence ATGGCAGAAGATTTAGAAAATCAGCAGAACGACAAAATCATTCAAATTAATATAGAGGAGCAGATGAAATCGGCCTACATTGATTACTCAATGTCGGTAATCGTATCCAGGGCTTTGCCTGATGTACGTGATGGATTGAAACCGGTACACCGCCGTGTTTTATATGGTATGCTCGATCTTGGTGTAACCAGTAATAAACCACATAAAAAATCTGCCCGTATTGTAGGGGAGGTATTAGGTAAGTATCACCCACATGGTGATGCATCAGTATATTTCACCATGGTTCGTATGGCTCAGGATTGGAGCTTACGTTACCCAATGGTTGATGGACAAGGAAACTTTGGTCACATTGATGGTGACTCGCCGGCAGCAATGCGTTATACGGAGGCACGTTTTTCGAAAATTGCTGAAGAAATGCTTGCCGATATCAATAAAGATACGGTAGATTTCCAGTTAAACTTTGATGATACCTTACAGGAACCAACGGTTTTACCTGCAAAAATCCCTAACTTATTGGTTAACGGATCTTCTGGTATTGCAGTAGGTATGGCCACTAACATGGCACCTCATAATTTAACCGAGGTAATTGATGGTGTGGTAAACTATATCGACAACAGGGATATTACCATTGAGGAATTGATGAAGTTTGTAAAAGCGCCCGATTTCCCTACCGGTGGTATTATTTATGGTTATACAGGTGTAAAAGAAGCTTTCGAAACCGGTCGTGGACGTATTGTAATGCGTGCAAAAGCCGAAATTGAAAGCATTAAAGACCGTGAGGTAATCATTGTAACCGAAATTCCTTACCAGGTGAACAAAGCACAAATGATTGAGCGTACTGCTGAATTGGTTGGCGAGAAAAAACTGGAAGGTATATCGAACATCAAAGACGAATCGAACAAAGATGGTATCCGTATCGTTTACGAAATTAAACGTGATGCAAATGCCTCTATCGTTTTAAACAACCTATATAAGTATACCGCTTTACAAACTTCTTTCAGTGTAAATAACATTGCATTGGTAAAAGGCCGTCCGCAAATGCTAAATCTTAAAGATTTAATTGTGCATTTTGTAGATCACCGCCATGATGTAATTGTTCGCCGTACCCGCTACGAGCTGGCAGAAGCCGAAAAACGTGCACACATTTTAGAAGGTTATTTAATTGCTTTAGATCATTTAGATGAAGTAATTAAATTAATCCGTGCGTCAGAAACCCCTGAAGATGCCCGTTTAGGCTTGATGGAAAAATTCGGACTGAGCGATATTCAGGCACGTGCGATTTTGGATATGACGCTTCGTCGTTTAACAGGACTAGAGCGTGATAAGATTAAAGAAGAGTATGCAGAGTTGATGAAAACCATCGAACATTTAAAATCTATCCTTGCAGATGAAGGTTTGCGTATGCAGATCATTAAAGATGAGTTAGCAGAAATACGTCAGAAATTTGGTGATGAGCGCAGAACAACTATTGTTCACTCAGCCGAAGATATGAGCATGGAAGATTTCATCGACGATGAAGAAGTGGTGATCACCATCTCACATGAAGGTTACGTAAAACGTACGCCGGCAACCGAATTTAAGGCACAGGGTAGAGGTGGTAAAGGTTCAAAAGGCAGTACCTCAAGAAATGAAGATTTTATTGAGCATATGCTGGTGGCTACTGCTCACAATTATATGTTGTTCTTTACCGAAGCCGGAAGGTGTTTCTGGCTGAGGGTTTACGAAATTCCTGAAGGTTCGCGAACCAGTAAAGGAAGAGCGATCCAGAACATTATCAATATTCCGAAAGAAGAAAAAATCAAGGCCTATATTAAGGTTAAAAACCTAAAGGATCAGGAATATTTAGAGAACAATTTCATTATCATGTGTACTAAAAAAGGTACCATTAAGAAAACTTCTCTTGAAGCCTATTCACGTCCGCGTGTAAATGGTATCAATGCCATCAATATTAATGATGGTGATGTATTATTGGAAGCTTGTTTAACCAATGGTGAAAGCGAAATTGTGATGGCATTGCGTTCAGGTAGAGCCATTCGTTTCAACGAAAGCACAGTTCGTCCGATGGGTAGAACAGCTACTGGTGTACGCGGTGTTAGGCTTGCACACGATCAGGATGAAGTTGTTGGCATGATTGCTGTAAACAATCCTGAAGTTACCGTGTTAGTAGTATCAGAAAAAGGTTATGGAAAACGTACCGATATTGAAGATTACCGTGTAACTAACCGTGGTGGTAAAGGGGTAAAAACAATTAATGTTACTGAAAAAACCGGACAATTAGTTTCGATTAAAGACGTTACAGATAGCGAAGATCTAATGATCATTAACCGTTCGGGTATTGTAATCAGAATTCCGGTATCAGCATTGAGGGTAATGGGCCGTGCCACGCAAGGGGTTCGTTTGATCTCATTAAAAGGTGATGACGAGATTGCATCGGTAACTAAAATTGATCACGAAGAGGACGAAGAAGAAACAGTAGATTTAACAGATGTTGTAGTTACAGACGGCGAAGAAGTAGAAGCAGATACTACTCCCGAAACAGATGATACTGAAGAAGAGGCAGATTCAGATAACGAAACGGAAGAAGAAAATTAA
- a CDS encoding tetracycline resistance MFS efflux pump — translation MANGKKSAMSFIMVTLLIDFTGFGLIIPVLPKLIQDFTGGGFGLAAEYGGWLTLAYASVQFIFSPIIGAMSDRYGRRPVLLSSLFGLGIDYIFLAFAPSIVWLFVGRIIAGITGASFTTAQAYIADVSPPEKRAQNFGLVGAAFGVGFILGPVLGGAFSHFGTRVPFMIAAGLSLVNWLYGYFILPESLPVEKRRAFDWKRANPIGSLVSIGKYPALLGLMATLFLLYFASHSVQSNWTFYTMEKFKWDAAWVGYSLGFVGLVVGLVQGGLIRVILPKIGEKKAVYFGLILYIIGFIAFAFATKGWMMFAFMLPYGLAGICGPAMQGLISNQVPSNAQGEMQGVLTGLQSLAAIFAPWVMTHIFAYFIEGKAPVYFPGAPFILSAVLTLIGLFICLRSLKKYH, via the coding sequence ATGGCAAACGGAAAGAAATCTGCAATGAGTTTTATTATGGTTACCCTCCTGATCGATTTTACAGGATTTGGGCTAATCATTCCGGTTTTACCTAAACTTATACAGGATTTTACCGGAGGCGGCTTCGGTTTAGCCGCAGAATATGGTGGCTGGCTCACACTAGCCTATGCATCGGTACAATTTATTTTTTCGCCAATTATAGGTGCAATGAGTGATCGGTATGGCCGCAGACCCGTATTGTTAAGCTCTTTATTTGGCCTTGGTATTGATTATATCTTTTTAGCCTTCGCTCCTTCCATTGTTTGGTTATTTGTAGGGCGGATTATTGCCGGTATTACAGGTGCTAGTTTTACAACTGCACAAGCCTACATTGCAGATGTTTCCCCTCCAGAGAAAAGAGCACAGAATTTTGGTTTGGTTGGCGCAGCTTTTGGTGTCGGATTTATTTTAGGACCAGTTTTAGGTGGTGCTTTTAGCCATTTTGGTACCCGGGTTCCATTTATGATTGCAGCAGGTTTATCATTAGTTAACTGGCTATATGGTTATTTTATATTACCAGAATCGTTACCTGTTGAAAAACGCAGGGCTTTTGACTGGAAAAGAGCAAATCCAATTGGTTCGTTAGTCAGCATTGGAAAATACCCTGCATTGTTAGGGCTAATGGCTACCCTTTTCTTGTTATACTTTGCCAGTCACTCTGTTCAATCCAACTGGACATTTTACACCATGGAAAAATTTAAATGGGATGCCGCGTGGGTAGGTTATTCATTAGGTTTTGTAGGCCTGGTAGTGGGCCTCGTGCAAGGTGGTTTAATCAGGGTAATCCTGCCCAAAATTGGAGAAAAGAAAGCCGTTTATTTTGGTCTCATTTTATACATCATCGGTTTCATTGCTTTCGCTTTTGCCACCAAAGGCTGGATGATGTTTGCCTTTATGCTGCCTTATGGTTTAGCCGGAATCTGCGGACCAGCCATGCAGGGCTTGATTTCGAACCAGGTACCTTCGAATGCGCAAGGCGAAATGCAAGGTGTTTTAACGGGATTACAAAGTTTAGCAGCCATATTTGCGCCCTGGGTAATGACCCATATTTTTGCCTATTTTATTGAAGGAAAAGCGCCGGTTTATTTCCCAGGTGCACCATTTATATTGAGTGCAGTTTTAACTTTAATTGGTTTGTTTATCTGTTTAAGGAGTTTGAAAAAATATCACTAG
- a CDS encoding ribonuclease, with protein MAKKGKSISNPSKKIFVLDTSVILYDHDAINNFHEHDVAIPIQVLEELDNFKSGNDTRNFEARSFIRLIDETSKQKLISDWISLKSPGSGKFKVVLNEKPLTINAEEVYGKGKTDHKILNAALSLKEEYPDKRVVLVSKDICLRLKAKALDLNAEDYETGKIKNVDELYAGKTELIDFPVDIIEEVKKQPFINASEVELPPKNANHFYILKNKRKIANVFYNNSLKTISAVSTDPIFKIKPKNIEQAFAIHALLDPEIKLVSIQGNAGTGKTLLALASALEQRKNFRQIYVTRPIVSLSNKDIGFLPGDAKSKTDPFMAPIWDNLRFIKEQFIGDDKMSEKIDELIVTEKIAIAPLAFIRGRTLTKIFFIIDEAQNLTPHEVKTIISRAGEHTKIVFTGDIYQIDTPYLDSESNGLSYLIENAKNHPLYAHITLHKGERSELANLANELL; from the coding sequence ATGGCCAAAAAAGGTAAATCAATCTCCAATCCATCAAAAAAGATATTCGTTTTAGATACCTCGGTTATTTTATACGATCATGATGCGATAAATAACTTTCATGAGCACGATGTAGCCATTCCCATTCAGGTTTTAGAAGAGCTCGATAATTTTAAAAGCGGTAACGATACCCGTAACTTTGAGGCCAGAAGTTTTATCCGCCTCATTGATGAAACTTCAAAACAAAAACTGATCAGCGATTGGATTTCGCTAAAAAGTCCCGGCTCAGGAAAATTCAAGGTCGTTTTAAATGAAAAGCCTTTAACCATCAATGCGGAAGAAGTTTACGGCAAAGGTAAAACAGATCACAAAATTTTAAACGCCGCTTTAAGTTTAAAAGAAGAATATCCTGATAAGAGAGTGGTGCTGGTATCGAAGGATATCTGCCTGAGGTTAAAAGCGAAAGCCTTAGATTTAAATGCAGAAGATTACGAAACAGGCAAAATTAAAAATGTAGATGAGCTTTACGCCGGTAAAACAGAACTTATAGATTTTCCGGTTGACATTATTGAGGAAGTCAAAAAACAACCTTTTATAAATGCGAGTGAAGTAGAATTGCCACCTAAAAATGCCAATCACTTTTACATTTTAAAAAACAAGAGAAAAATTGCCAACGTATTTTATAACAATAGTTTAAAAACCATTTCTGCAGTATCTACAGATCCGATATTTAAAATCAAACCTAAAAATATCGAACAGGCATTTGCCATCCACGCACTTTTAGATCCCGAAATTAAATTGGTAAGTATCCAAGGGAATGCCGGTACAGGAAAAACATTATTGGCTTTGGCGAGTGCTTTAGAACAACGTAAAAACTTTAGACAGATTTATGTTACCCGCCCAATTGTTTCGTTAAGTAATAAAGACATCGGTTTTTTGCCAGGCGATGCAAAATCGAAAACTGATCCTTTTATGGCACCCATTTGGGACAATCTGCGTTTTATTAAAGAGCAGTTTATCGGCGACGATAAAATGTCGGAAAAAATTGATGAACTGATAGTAACCGAAAAGATAGCGATTGCACCTTTGGCTTTCATCAGAGGAAGAACCCTCACCAAGATTTTCTTTATTATTGATGAGGCACAGAATTTAACGCCGCATGAGGTGAAAACGATTATTTCGAGGGCAGGTGAGCATACGAAAATTGTTTTTACCGGCGATATTTACCAGATTGATACGCCTTATCTTGATTCGGAAAGTAATGGTTTATCGTATTTGATTGAAAACGCAAAGAATCATCCGCTTTACGCACACATTACTTTGCATAAAGGCGAAAGGAGCGAGTTGGCTAATTTGGCTAACGAGTTATTGTAA
- a CDS encoding FUSC family protein, with amino-acid sequence MQIRQPIRNIQDFLLSTYFADGLRITIGVLLPSLIFAQFGMLKYGMTLSLGALCVSVVDSPGPMVHRRNAMLITTALIFTFSIITGLTNKNHYFIGFLLAVSSFVFSMFYIYGLRAASVGTAVLLIMVLSIDDVRPWQEVLLHAVLILAGSLWYTGLSYFVYRLRPFRLVQQSLSDSILEVAEFLREKAKFYHQNNNYDKTYSDLLQLQVAVHEKQDAVRELLFRTREIVRDSTPEGRFLLLVFVDMVDLFEQVMSTYYNYQQLHDQFDKAGILSDYEMAIKRISYALDDIAFALKSGGTPVVSKRLLIEIERLKIKINDLEKNNQNQEYNTLGIIALKNIEVNIENILARVKTIFSYFKIRNSKDIRQAEVDTEKFITRQKFDFKLFTENLTYTSSTFRHSLRVTVVMLLGFIVAQILNFSHSYWILLTILVISKPGFSLTKERNYQRLIGTTAGAFIGMGVITYIHDRNTLFIILLICMIGCYSFQRKNYVVSVLFMTPYILILFDFLGMGSIALARERIYDTFIGSGIALLASYSLFPTWEHEKLKEAMVDILKANKAYYDQVIKLYFEKNYNRTEYKLARKEVYVSTANLASLFQRMFSEPKSKQLFIKEVHQFTALSHLLSSYVATLSLYNKEHQFIFESFESLKPIANNTNYLLDTSIDNLEKGTSTIDNVPLIRLNDTGLTIKKGEDLVPEQFDLIQKVAYDIYKLSVKIKL; translated from the coding sequence ATGCAGATTAGGCAACCCATTAGAAATATACAAGACTTTTTATTGAGTACGTATTTTGCCGACGGTCTCCGCATTACCATTGGTGTACTGCTCCCCTCTTTAATTTTCGCCCAGTTTGGCATGTTAAAGTATGGCATGACGCTATCTTTAGGTGCTTTATGTGTTAGTGTGGTAGATAGTCCGGGGCCTATGGTACACCGAAGAAATGCGATGCTAATTACCACCGCGCTTATCTTTACCTTTTCCATCATAACAGGTTTAACCAACAAGAACCATTATTTTATTGGCTTTTTACTGGCGGTATCGAGTTTTGTATTTTCGATGTTTTACATCTACGGTCTCAGGGCAGCATCAGTTGGTACCGCAGTTTTACTAATCATGGTATTGAGTATTGATGATGTTCGCCCATGGCAAGAAGTATTGTTACATGCTGTCCTGATCCTGGCGGGTAGCCTTTGGTACACCGGTTTAAGCTATTTTGTGTACCGCTTACGTCCCTTCCGTTTGGTACAGCAATCGTTAAGCGATTCTATTTTAGAGGTTGCCGAGTTTCTACGCGAGAAGGCCAAGTTTTACCATCAAAATAACAATTACGATAAAACCTATTCTGATCTGTTACAGCTTCAGGTTGCTGTCCACGAAAAACAGGATGCAGTAAGGGAATTACTGTTTAGAACCCGCGAAATTGTGAGAGATTCTACCCCCGAGGGTAGATTCCTTTTACTCGTATTTGTAGATATGGTCGATCTGTTCGAGCAGGTCATGTCTACTTATTATAATTACCAGCAGCTGCATGATCAGTTTGATAAAGCAGGGATATTATCAGATTATGAGATGGCCATTAAACGGATTTCTTACGCCCTTGACGATATTGCTTTTGCTTTAAAAAGTGGAGGAACTCCCGTTGTTTCGAAACGTTTGCTGATTGAGATCGAGAGGTTAAAGATCAAAATCAACGATCTGGAAAAGAATAATCAAAATCAGGAGTACAATACCCTGGGCATTATTGCTTTGAAAAACATCGAAGTGAATATCGAAAACATACTGGCCAGGGTTAAAACCATTTTCAGCTATTTTAAAATCAGAAACAGCAAAGACATCAGGCAGGCTGAGGTAGATACAGAGAAATTTATCACCAGGCAAAAATTCGATTTTAAACTGTTTACCGAGAATTTAACCTACACCTCTTCTACCTTCAGGCATTCGTTACGGGTTACCGTGGTGATGTTACTGGGTTTTATAGTTGCTCAAATCCTCAATTTTTCACATAGTTACTGGATTCTACTCACCATCCTGGTGATTTCGAAACCTGGATTTAGTTTAACCAAAGAACGTAATTATCAACGTTTAATCGGCACCACGGCTGGGGCGTTTATTGGTATGGGTGTGATTACTTACATCCACGATCGGAATACTTTATTTATAATCCTATTGATTTGCATGATAGGTTGTTATAGTTTTCAAAGGAAAAATTACGTCGTGAGTGTGTTATTTATGACGCCCTATATCTTAATTCTATTCGATTTTCTGGGCATGGGATCGATAGCACTTGCCCGTGAAAGGATTTACGATACTTTTATAGGCTCTGGCATTGCGTTATTGGCAAGTTATTCCTTATTTCCGACATGGGAGCACGAAAAGCTCAAAGAGGCGATGGTTGACATTCTAAAAGCAAACAAGGCTTATTATGACCAGGTCATTAAACTGTATTTTGAAAAAAACTACAATAGAACGGAATATAAACTGGCCCGTAAAGAAGTGTATGTAAGTACGGCAAATTTGGCTTCGCTGTTTCAAAGAATGTTTTCTGAACCAAAAAGCAAACAGTTGTTTATTAAAGAAGTGCATCAGTTTACAGCACTTAGCCATTTATTGTCTTCTTATGTTGCAACCCTTTCGCTCTACAATAAAGAGCATCAATTTATCTTCGAAAGCTTCGAGTCCTTAAAACCTATTGCCAATAACACCAATTATTTATTGGATACTTCTATTGATAACCTGGAAAAGGGAACCAGTACCATTGATAATGTGCCATTAATCAGGCTAAATGATACGGGTTTAACCATAAAAAAAGGTGAAGACCTGGTTCCGGAGCAATTCGACCTTATCCAGAAAGTAGCTTACGATATTTACAAACTATCGGTAAAAATTAAGCTTTAG
- a CDS encoding organic hydroperoxide resistance protein, protein MEKLYTAEVTATGGRDGHIKSSDGILDFDLRKPKELGGQGGATNPEELFAAAWGPCYLGALGSVAEREGVDISEANVKVLVSFNKDGNSFVLSADLDVHIPGISHEEAQALADKAHRACPYSKATKGNIEVRVTAV, encoded by the coding sequence ATGGAAAAGCTATATACAGCTGAAGTTACAGCTACTGGAGGAAGAGACGGGCACATTAAATCGAGCGATGGAATTTTAGATTTTGATTTAAGAAAACCAAAAGAACTGGGCGGACAAGGTGGCGCAACCAACCCTGAAGAACTATTTGCTGCAGCATGGGGGCCTTGTTATTTAGGTGCACTAGGCTCGGTTGCAGAACGTGAGGGTGTTGACATTAGTGAGGCCAATGTGAAAGTATTAGTTTCGTTTAATAAAGATGGAAACTCCTTTGTGCTATCAGCAGACCTGGATGTTCACATTCCTGGAATTTCGCATGAGGAAGCACAGGCTTTGGCTGATAAAGCACATAGGGCTTGTCCTTATTCTAAAGCGACAAAGGGAAATATTGAGGTAAGAGTTACTGCGGTATAG
- a CDS encoding biotin synthase BioB, with protein MQKTRHDWTKEEIHEIYNRPFLDLVYEAATIHRENKDYNEVQVSSLISIKTGGCAEDCSYCPQAARYHTDLEVQPLMQVGQVVSAAVKAKEGGASRLCMGAAWREVRDNRDFDRVIEMVKAVNDMDMEVCCTLGMLTENQAQRLADAGLYAYNHNIDTSEDDYKRIISTRTYDDRLNTIKNVRKAKLTVCSGGIIGLGETVEDRVSMLQTLSNMEKHPESVPVNALVPVKGTPLENQPRVPIWDMVRMIATARIVMPNSVVRLSAGRNEMSTLEQAFCFMAGASSIFAGDKLLTTPNPAFIDDMAMFELLGLKTRDAFKNGRPANTRIEQEAV; from the coding sequence ATGCAAAAAACAAGACACGATTGGACAAAAGAAGAAATACACGAAATTTATAATAGACCATTTTTAGATCTGGTTTATGAAGCCGCAACCATTCACAGAGAAAATAAAGATTATAATGAAGTTCAGGTAAGTTCATTAATTTCGATTAAAACCGGTGGCTGTGCTGAAGATTGTAGCTATTGCCCCCAGGCAGCCCGTTACCATACCGATTTAGAAGTGCAACCGCTCATGCAGGTTGGCCAGGTTGTTAGTGCTGCCGTTAAAGCAAAAGAGGGTGGAGCATCACGTTTATGTATGGGAGCTGCATGGCGCGAAGTACGCGATAACCGTGATTTTGACCGAGTGATTGAAATGGTTAAAGCTGTGAATGATATGGATATGGAAGTTTGCTGTACTTTAGGCATGCTAACCGAAAATCAGGCACAACGTTTGGCTGATGCTGGTTTATATGCATATAACCATAACATCGATACTTCTGAAGATGATTACAAACGTATTATTTCGACCAGAACTTACGATGATCGCTTAAATACCATTAAAAATGTGCGTAAAGCTAAATTAACCGTATGTAGTGGTGGTATTATCGGTTTAGGTGAAACGGTAGAAGACCGTGTTTCGATGTTACAGACTTTATCAAACATGGAAAAGCACCCTGAATCAGTTCCGGTTAATGCTTTGGTACCCGTAAAAGGTACTCCTTTAGAAAATCAGCCACGTGTTCCAATCTGGGATATGGTAAGGATGATTGCTACCGCACGTATCGTCATGCCAAATTCGGTGGTACGTTTATCGGCGGGTAGAAATGAAATGAGTACGCTGGAACAAGCTTTTTGCTTTATGGCTGGTGCAAGTTCTATTTTCGCAGGCGATAAATTATTAACGACGCCAAATCCGGCATTTATAGATGATATGGCAATGTTTGAATTGCTGGGCCTGAAAACCCGCGATGCCTTTAAAAATGGCAGACCAGCAAATACAAGGATCGAACAGGAAGCTGTTTAA
- a CDS encoding magnesium transporter, giving the protein MQSFEIDKSDVLKVKNAILAGDETLKVVLEEYHASEIAILFERLDKSEQQHIINLLPAEIASEIISEMDEESHPEDLLFQLHPDKRTEIVEELDYDDATDIISQLEDHEQNEILEDLTEDHASEIRNLLTYDEKTAGGLMNTELICVNINLTKKDAIDEIIRQSEEMEEFYTIYVVDDEEIFKGIVSLKDIIKAKHNAKITELVKIDAVYVHPDTDQEEVANLISQYNLTSIPVIDDHQKLLGRVTFDDVIDVMEAESTEDILKISGVSEDEELSGNWVEAVKSRLPWLIINLGTAFLASSVVRYFDPTIKLIPSLAAYMTIIAGMGGNAATQALAVTVRRISLYDLTDKQAYRTVLKEFTVGLINGAANGLIVFIFAFFFDGNPMLGLVIFLAMTGNLVIAGITGAGIPLILKRVGIDPAIASSIIITTFTDVFGFLLILGLASKLLL; this is encoded by the coding sequence ATGCAGTCATTCGAAATAGATAAAAGCGACGTACTCAAGGTTAAAAATGCAATTTTAGCTGGTGATGAAACTTTAAAAGTAGTTTTAGAGGAATATCATGCCTCAGAAATCGCGATTTTGTTTGAGCGTTTGGATAAATCCGAACAACAGCATATTATCAACCTGCTTCCCGCAGAAATAGCTTCCGAGATTATTTCTGAGATGGATGAAGAATCCCATCCTGAAGATTTACTTTTTCAGCTACACCCCGATAAACGTACCGAGATTGTTGAGGAACTGGATTATGATGATGCGACCGACATTATCTCCCAGTTAGAAGACCACGAACAGAACGAGATTTTAGAAGACCTGACCGAAGATCACGCTTCAGAAATCCGAAACCTTTTAACTTACGACGAAAAAACCGCGGGTGGTTTGATGAACACAGAATTGATCTGTGTAAACATTAACCTCACTAAAAAGGATGCGATTGATGAGATTATCCGCCAAAGCGAAGAAATGGAGGAGTTTTATACCATTTACGTAGTTGATGACGAGGAAATTTTTAAAGGTATAGTTTCGTTAAAAGATATCATTAAAGCCAAACACAATGCCAAGATAACAGAGTTGGTTAAAATAGATGCCGTTTATGTGCACCCTGATACCGATCAGGAAGAAGTGGCCAACCTGATTTCGCAATATAACTTAACCAGTATTCCGGTAATAGATGATCACCAGAAATTGCTGGGTAGGGTAACTTTCGATGATGTGATCGATGTAATGGAGGCCGAAAGTACAGAAGATATCTTGAAAATTTCGGGGGTATCGGAAGATGAGGAATTGAGCGGTAACTGGGTTGAAGCGGTAAAATCGCGTTTACCATGGTTAATCATCAACCTGGGTACGGCTTTTTTAGCATCATCGGTGGTACGTTATTTCGATCCTACTATTAAACTCATCCCTTCTTTAGCCGCTTATATGACCATTATTGCCGGGATGGGTGGAAATGCTGCTACCCAGGCACTTGCGGTAACCGTGAGGCGTATTTCGCTATACGATTTAACAGATAAGCAAGCTTACAGAACCGTTTTGAAAGAGTTTACCGTGGGCTTAATTAACGGTGCAGCTAACGGATTGATTGTATTTATTTTTGCTTTCTTTTTTGACGGAAATCCGATGCTCGGTTTGGTTATCTTCCTGGCTATGACGGGTAATTTGGTAATCGCGGGCATCACAGGGGCAGGTATTCCGCTTATTTTAAAACGGGTAGGTATCGATCCTGCCATTGCATCATCTATAATTATTACTACTTTTACCGATGTTTTTGGTTTCCTATTAATTTTAGGATTGGCCAGTAAACTTTTACTATAA
- a CDS encoding plasmid stabilization protein, with protein sequence MVNYRISEAAQVDLEDIWLYTFKNWSKDQADRYYSLLLDECEYLSNHFEHGKIMDHILKGYRCSLVKSHLIFYKLGEDGTVEIIRVLHQMTNIKSHLL encoded by the coding sequence ATGGTTAATTACCGTATTAGTGAAGCTGCGCAGGTAGATTTAGAAGATATTTGGTTATATACGTTTAAAAACTGGTCTAAAGATCAGGCAGATCGATATTACAGTTTATTGCTCGATGAGTGTGAATATCTATCAAACCATTTTGAACATGGAAAGATAATGGATCATATATTAAAGGGATATAGATGTTCATTGGTTAAATCACACTTAATATTCTACAAACTGGGTGAGGATGGTACAGTAGAAATAATTAGGGTTTTGCATCAAATGACTAATATTAAAAGTCACTTATTGTAA
- a CDS encoding antitoxin produces the protein MGRNTSILLGDHFDNFISEKIASGKFNSASEVIRTSLRLLEEEEKQIELLRAALKIGEESGFVKDFDPVKHLEKLHRKHL, from the coding sequence ATGGGGCGAAATACATCAATATTATTAGGCGATCATTTCGATAATTTTATCAGTGAAAAAATAGCGTCTGGGAAATTTAATTCTGCCAGTGAGGTAATTAGAACAAGTTTAAGGCTGTTAGAGGAAGAGGAGAAGCAAATTGAACTGTTGCGCGCGGCTTTAAAAATAGGCGAGGAAAGTGGGTTCGTTAAAGATTTCGATCCTGTAAAGCACTTGGAAAAGTTACACCGCAAACATTTATAA